The genomic region AAGAGCTTATTTCCTTTCGTTCGAGATTGCGCTTTCCTTGAATGCGGTAAAATTTCGAAAAATATCGATATAACATCCATGGCGCGAACACGGCAAACAAGGTCTGGAGGAAAGCGATATAGGGATATGGGCTTGCGCTAGAAAAAAGAGCGTCTTTTATGACCAATATAAGGCAAACTGCAAATCCTATTTCAAAAGTAGCACTAATTGCCCCTTTCCAGTTCAGGCACAGCCCTAATCTATTTACTATACCATGGAGGCAATCAGCCTTTTGTTCTAATGCTTCTTGTGAACGTGGCACAGGTATTGTTCCCTATTGAATCAAAGCTTATTCTCCAACCCATCGATCGTAGAGAGACCTCTCCTATATCCGATGCAATGGGATAAAGCTTAGTCTGAGATATTTTGACTTGTTTTCCTCACATCATCGACATGAATGAAGTATTCCGTAACAATATTGGGAATGGTTGTGGCGAAAATTAGTGCGAGATTAGCGTAATTCCCTCAACGCAATTTTTGTCACGACAGTTTGCAAAAAACAATATATACGGATAGATTTTAAGTACATACTCTTAAATTTAGTTTATTTGGAGACAATCTCCACCCTCATTTTCGTAAATTCTTCTTATCTTTTACTTGCATCGGACGAAAAGCCCCGAGATGCATAGAATCCCTGCATTTAACGGTCTTGATGAGGTGAATTAAAGTTAAATCAATGTTTTATCCATTAGTTCCTAAGACCTCATGCACAATATAGAACTGATGCGGAGGCATCGACAATACGAAACGCGACAATAAAAATCGCCTAGCGCCGCCTTCTCCATAATAAAATAGCGACAAACGCGATCATTACCCCACATACCACATATACACCTACTGCACTGCGTCGAGGTTTAGTTGTAAGTTTATCGTCCTTTATTGGACGAATACTAAAGACTTTTTGATCACTAGGAATCCCATGATTTGCTGCATATGATACAGGAATATTCTTATCAAACCGATAATCATCTAAGTGCGTACCGATTGGTAGACCGTTAGAAATCAGGTCAGTTTTCGCCAAAGCATTAAATTTGGCGCTTATTAGATTATACTCTTCATCTTGAAGAACTGCTCCCGATTCAGTCATTTGCAAAATTTGTACATGTGATGGAAACCAAATCGAATCATTATATAATTTATATCCATCTGCAGTATATTTATTTCTTGTTTTTCCATTGGTTCCATCAACGATCTCTATCATTATTGGTCGAGAATATTTATCGGAAACATGGCATCGAACAAGAAGAGGTAACTTCCCCTGATTAACTTGACGTTGAAGCAATATATCATGAGGATAAGCCAAAGAAGCTGTTGATGCGGGAATCGGATAAATTTGAGATAATGGAGTACCAACTAGTACATTTGCACCGCCTCGAAGGTTTCCTGCAAATGCTCCAAATGTACTAGTTCCAGCATTATTAGGATCAGTGCGCAATTCACCTTCCCAGCCAGAAAGTTCGGTGTAATTGCTCTTGACAGATCTACGAATCGAGATACGATACTTGTCATCAATAATCTCCCTAACTTCTAAATGATATGGAAGATTGCTGGAACTAGCCAACTTCTCTGCTTTATATTGTACGTCGGACAAAAGCGTTTTGCCATTAAATTCAAAGTGAGCAATCCCTGTAGTGTGTATTCCTCGTAGCAAGTCCTGATTTCGTCGAAGAATTGCCTCTGAAACTGCACGAGCAAGAGTCTCGGAACTTCCCGCATGTATTTCTGCTGCATATGCATACGCAGCACTCTTATTTGGATCTAACTCTGGATATGCATATTCATGACGATCAAGTTTCCAGTATATACAGCTCTTCTTAATGGAAGAATTCTTAACAATTAATGTTTTCCACAAATTAGAATCAGAGACTTGCGGAATTGGATTGGCAGACAAGCAGCCACAAGCAGTTATTGCCAATATGGTGCTGAACATCGTAAACTTGAACATATAGTATCCTCTCATCTTGTCTAGGAGATTGTCTTTTAATATTTTGAGCTATTACACATTCAAGGACCTAATTCCCAGTGCAGTAGATCATGCACCCACGCTATAAATTCTATAGGGTGTCTGCCGATAATTAGACGACCAGTCATAAATTCATAATTCCAAGATTTCAAGTATAAAAATATCTATTTAATTTCTCAACGAGGAGAAGATTAATTATATTTTATTGTTATATATTAACTTAACGCTATGATTCATTGATTCGGGCGGCATTATACCCAACGACATTTTCATTGTAAATCACTTCTTAAATTTGTACGAAACTACTGTATAAACCTCGCAATATAATCATCGACCAAGCAAACGATTCCAATAGCACTAAAACGATTATATTCAACAGGAATCCATCAACATAGCCCAGCAGGAAATTAGTAAGATAGTAAAATTCCTGCTGGACAGGTTTCCTATACAGTTAAGCTACGCTCTTCCAGGTTATACATTCAGTTCCATTGAATCCATGAGTTGGATCTGGATCATTTGTCCAAGCCGTGTCAGATGCTGCAGGGCATGAACAAGCGTGTACAGCCTGATCTCCAATGCTTTCGACTTCTTCACAGGCAACAGACTGATACTGCAGAGGATATACCTTATTTCCAACTCCTTCACATGAAAGAAGATCTGTATGGTCTGTAGCACACTCCCGCCCCTTTGAATGTTGTACATATGAACAAGGGGTATGGCAACCATAAGTTGGGAGAGTACATTGATCGACTTGCGTCGGTCCTACATTACCTTTTGATTGACAGCTTTGACATGTGTAACACCAAGCATACACTCGGGGAGCAAGGCTCCAAAGAGATACAGCGCATATCAACGCAAATAATATTTTTTTCAACTTCAGCTCCTAATTAGCGACACACCGACGATATTGAATTTTGCTATTGCACCTCCCATTTCTCATAGTAATAGTTGATTTGCATTTATTCTATATATTGCTCTAAATCCAATAAGGTAATGTTCTAGTGCTTGATCTCGTACTTCGATTGCGGCGTATGTTTGCAACCAGATGCATCATCGACAAGCCGCCATAGAAATGTTCGAGCATCAGCCTGATCTTTACTCTTACCGAAATCGGGCAACGACTGGGAGTCAGTCGAAAACCGTAAGCCAATGCCATACCTCTCACGAACGCGGCGTAACACAGGCTCGGGAAGTCCAACGCTCGGGCGGAAAAGATCACTTGAACTCAGAACAGAAGCCGCAGATACGGGAGAAAATCCTGGCAGATCCTCAAACCTGCGGATTTCCCGAAGCAAGGGCTCCGTCACTTTGTGACGGGATAAATCTGCCGATCATCGCAGCATCGTGGCGCGTGACTCTGCTCTGGACAACAGCTACTGGCTGGAAATCGTACGGTTCCCTGCATACGCACACGAACTCAACCCGATTGAGTTTTTATGGCCACTCTGGAAAGGTTCTCATTTTGGCGGGCTACTGTAATTCCATTCTGGATCAAGTCCGCAAATTGCTGGACAAAGCGCACGACGTGACGCTGACCGATCACCGATAGATGCAAAGCTTGTTGCTTAGATCACGATTGTTTAATACATGTGAAATCATTACCTAGTCAAATTTAAATCATTAACTTCGAAAGTTGCAAGAAAAAGCACACGACGCGACGCTAGCCGATCAGCGATTGATGCCGAGCTATTTGACTTTCTACTCCGCGCGGTATCGATACATTGTCAAATTTAAACCAGAATTTTGATAGAATAAACACAAAATTATAAAAAATCTCAGCATCGCTCACAGCGAAGATTATTCTGTCAATTTCTAAGGAATACTGGAATTTCTTTAACAGAAGGGCTATTTGTATTCAGCACCACAGCTTTTCCATCTATATCCGAAATATCATCTATAACCATTCGCGCACTATATGACTTCCAGGTAAAAGGCTTAATTGATAGATCTGTGTGAAAAGAACGTATACATCCGCAAGTTGGTATGGCATGAACATGTAGAGTAGATTTTTGAAAATTATATACTCGGAAAGTCACATAGTAAGTATTATGGCTAGAGTATTTAGTAATAAAAACAGGACCGTTTGTTATCTCCACGGGAGAAATATATACAGGCTTCCGTTCGATTAGGCCTTGTACGAAGCCCCTTGTTTGCGGAACACATGGAATAACCACAAATATTACCAAAAGCCCCCATAGAAAAACATCTCTAGATGAACCGATCTGTTTAACGCGACTCTTATAGCTATAGAAAAGTCTATTCATCGTAGTATAGTTTGCTAGCATCAGAACTAAATTCACTCCTAATGAAACAGATTGCAGTAACAACACCAACTTATTGATGCACTATTCTAATAGTCGACATCCTATGGTCTAAACTATGCGAAACGATGACTATTTCCCCTGAGGCATTCGCACCTTAGCACATCACTTTCAGCCATCAATATCCCAACTGAAGCCATGCAAATTTCGCTCCCGCTGTTGCGATTGCCTCAAGGACCATTTGGCCCTTTGCAAGAAAACATTTCACGACATTTCCTTTCTTCGCGCCAAATATCTCCCACAAAAAGTTAAATTGGAGTAGCGAGGAGCATCTCTAATATACAAACAAACAGATCCTGCGAGTGCGCCAAAGAAAAAAGTACCACAAGTACGACCTGGAAACAACGCCCAGCAGTCAACCCAGCCAACGGCAAACAGAGCGGCGGAAATAGACGTAAAGCGTACTGTATCTAAACATCTATCTGAGATCGATACTTTACAAACCACGGCAATGAATCCTACATACGCTATTCCTCCGACAATGCCGTATTCGCATAGCATAAGTAACAGCATGTTCTTCGGATCTGTCATTACACCTAATTTTCCATATGCGGGGTATTTTATATTATAATTACCAGGACCAACTCCCATTAATTCATGATCGTGGTACATTTGTGATGCAATGCGCCAAGACTTAGTTCGCGAAACGTTTGATCGACTTGTTGAAATCTTACTGATAGGATCACGAACACGAAGAGAAAACACTGCAAGATTGACGGCAAATATTATAATAGATACGGGAATCCATTTTTTGTATTTATCTCTTGTAAGCCAAATGTAACACAACAGTGATCCTGACAGACCAACAGCGCCAGCGCGAGATCCTGCAGCGATCACGGCTGTACTTATAATAACAAGCATTGCCAAAAAAAGCGATTTGAATTGCTTTGGCGCACCTTCTAAATATGTCACACAAAGAGGCAATGCAATTAATAGAGTAAGATACAAGCTATTCGGGTCGTTGAATGTTCCGCCTGCTCTTACCAGCGAGCCTGATACGATGCTATTTTTGCCAAAGAACCATAGAACTAACGCCACCACCGCTTCGGATACCGACAGTATCAAAAACCACAATCCAATATTTGCGGTGTTGCTAATTAATGCTGTACAAAGCACACCGAATGTCAATGGAATGGAGATTTCCAACGCAAAACCGCCATTGCCGAATTCTATAGAATTCCTAGAGGCAGAAAAAATATACGAAAACAAAAATAAGGAAATAGATAGCCAAGAAGATTTGCTAAGGACCGATCTTTTACTTGGAAAAATTACAATTGTCGACGAAGTTAGCATTAGTACCAATATAACAGATATTGACAAATCGCTTATTCTACCGAACAAATAGAAAAATAACTTCCAAACGTATATCTGTAAACCAGGCAAGAAAACAGGCATACTTATGACTACCGCTATCAATAATGGTAGTTTACTCGACAATGAATTTAATCGCCGTACATCTGTTGATTTATATGGCACGGTTATAATAGCGCCCATTGTGCATTATAAAACATAGACTATTGATGGAATAACAGAAGATTTTGAATGGCAATTTATTAAGCTTCATCTGGTGCTGTTAAATATTTACTTTTTCTTATGAAACGCACTTGAAAGTCGATGCGTGCTGTATAAACGATCATGAGGCCCGCGCTACGCCCATTTCATACTAATTTACTTGTACAGCAGACACCGCACCGAGACCCCGTACTGTCTTGACGATACGCCGTCTTGACAGTTGGTACCACAAAAGGAACCATTTTCATGCACATGGCACCTTTATCTTTGCTACCTGACAATATGGAGCCATTATATCACATTTTCCTTCAAAGCAATCTTCCTAATTCAAATTCATATTTTTT from Capsulimonas corticalis harbors:
- a CDS encoding O-antigen ligase family protein, with the protein product MEISIPLTFGVLCTALISNTANIGLWFLILSVSEAVVALVLWFFGKNSIVSGSLVRAGGTFNDPNSLYLTLLIALPLCVTYLEGAPKQFKSLFLAMLVIISTAVIAAGSRAGAVGLSGSLLCYIWLTRDKYKKWIPVSIIIFAVNLAVFSLRVRDPISKISTSRSNVSRTKSWRIASQMYHDHELMGVGPGNYNIKYPAYGKLGVMTDPKNMLLLMLCEYGIVGGIAYVGFIAVVCKVSISDRCLDTVRFTSISAALFAVGWVDCWALFPGRTCGTFFFGALAGSVCLYIRDAPRYSNLTFCGRYLARRKEMS